In the Larus michahellis unplaced genomic scaffold, bLarMic1.1 SCAFFOLD_157, whole genome shotgun sequence genome, CATGCCACCCGCAAAGCTTTTTCGCTCTTTTACTATATCTTCAGTCTTACTTAATATACCTGTTTTGATATCAAGCAGAAGAGtattaatcttttcattttatgttgCTCTTTGTGGGGTGTGTATGCTGAGTGTAAGCATACTACTTTCTTCAAAACAACACTATGAACGTTATGAACCATAACAACTGCATACTGAAATTAAATGACCATTTTAGGATTGTTCTTTTGTAATTATGTAATGAGTACATTCAAGTAATCTCAGACTTGCATACTTCAGAGAAAGCTTTCACGACATAAATCAGGTAGCATTACAGTACTTGAATGTTAAAATCAACGCTAGGTATCTCGGTACGCTGTGAACTAAAGTTGCATGTGGGGTTTATTTTGCAGTTTCACCTGGCTTTGCAGCCAAGTCCACACCAGCCTGGTAACCCACTTCCGTGGTCAAATTGTTGCCGAGTTTGACAAGGAATTCCGGTACTTATATGCAGAGTCCCGAGCAGTGACCAGCTTCTGTGTGCCAGATCCTGGAATGTGCCCCTCTTCTCAGAATACCTCAAAAGTTGCCAACTCCCTTTTAAAGTCCGCACAGGTGAACGACGCTGAAACCTTGAGCCCCTCCAGCAGCCTTTCCAACGTAAGCATCAGAAGCATAAAAATGTCTCCCTTTCTGAAAAATTCCAGCTGCAATGTACACCAGGAAAAGCAAGATTCAAACTCTGATTCTTGTAgtaagaaggggaaggaagacaCATCTCTGAAGCCCGCTTGCCCTAAGCAGCAAGGAGAACCACCAGACTCACCAAACAGTCCTCCAAATATATCCACCCCAGCCTCTTATCACAAATCAAATCTCATGACAGCAAGGACATTCTTGCAGCCGGAGCCTTCCCCTGCCCCGAGCTCCAACAAACCTAGTTATCAAGGGGACAATAAGGCTAACAGCAGCCACTGCTCCCCACAGGAGCAGACAGTGCAGTCCCCTTCCGAGGGTGCCGGTAGCAATGGGACAAGCATGAAGCCGAAAGGGCCTGCTGCTACCTCCCAAGAACCGACAGCAGAAAATGACACCACTTTTTATGGGATGGAAAAAAGACAGAGTCCCAGACAAGGGAAGTTGGACCTGCTATCCCCATACAACCAGCTAAAACGAGATAAAAAGCCTGTAGTTTCTTGCTATGATAAACTCACCGAGGACATGTTGATGGAAAAGAACAGTGCGTATGGGGCTGAGAAAAGAATGACCCTCGGGCACAGTAAGCTGGACCTAATCACCAAGTACAACAAGTTAAAATCTAAACATATACACAGTCGGTTCGAACTCTGACCTGGGCCTTGAGGTGTCCTTTGGTCTTATTTTCAAGTGGTTGCTTTTCTCCACCAATCGTCATATCTGGGGCTTGAAATCAAAATACGGGTGGCAAATTAGTCTTGTTCCTATTAAAAGGTGTCAGTGCTGTTTCTAATACATACAGATGACTGATTCAGATGAGATTAGCAAGTACAGTTCAAATTTTCAATTACAAATCatggcaggagagagaaaattacaTAAACATAATCTACgcctctaccttttttttaaccatttgcgaaagaacttttctttcccaaagaacaTTTCCGCCCCCCCAAACTTACAGCAAACCCATTGCTACAGCTGGAAACTGTTTGGCCATTGAGGTCTTCAGGGTAAACCCAGGTTCTCTTTGTACTAAGCGATTCCTTTCCCTGTATCCGTGTGCTGAAAACAAAATGGTCAAAGACAGGGtaaccattaaaaataaaggagCTGTTTTGCTGGACAGAGCTGTGTTGGGTCCCTCATGGGGAGATGAGCACCCCAAGCTCGACCAGGGCCCCCCTCCACTGAGCTGTGCCAGGCCAGAGGACACCGGTGGCGTATGGTTGGCACCTGCACACGATTGATGTTGGCACATAAATGGTGTCTGCACATGGGTGGGATCACCACACGGGTGGTGTCTGCACACGCATGGGATCACCAGATGGGTGGCATCTGCACACGGATGGTGTCTGCACACGGGTGGGATCATCCCATGGGTGGGATCACCATGTGGGTGGTGTCTGCACAGGTGTGGGATCACCACACAGGTGGCGTCTGCAGATGGATGGCGCCTGCACAAAGGTGGGATTCACCACGTCGGTGGCGTCTGCACGTGGATAGTGTCTGCAGACGGGTGGGATCATCCCGCGGGTGGGATCACCATGTGGATGGTGTCTGTACGCGGGCGGGCCGTATCTGGACACAGGCGGCAGCTGGCACAGGTCACGCCTGGACACAGGTGGGCCCTATACACGAGCGACATGCTGAGGCACTCAGGTGGCATCTGGATCACGGCTGGAATGTCTGCGGGCAGGTGACACTGCAGCAGGGTGCCGCTGTACAAGAACGGTATTGGTACGAAACTCATGCCTGCACAGGGGTGGCGTGTCTGCACATGGGGACATGCCGGCAGGGACCATGCCTGCATCCGCGTGGTGGTGACCCACGGTGGGCAGACGGAGCGATGGCACACCTGGGCCCAGGGCGGCTCCTTCAGGTGCAAGCAGCCTGTGCGGGCACAGGGGTGGGCTCAGCCCGCGGTGGTGCAGCCGCGCACAGGGCGGcacggcgggggccggggccctCCGCATGATGGCAGCTGGGGCCGCGGCCAGCGCCCCACTGTCCCCGCCCGAGCCGCTCTGCCCCGCGCcttccgcccgccgccgccggaagCGGAAGTGCCGCCGCCGCGTGCGTCCGCCAGAGGCTGAAGCGCCGGTCGCCAGTCCCGGCCCCGGCCATGGCCGTCCGCGCCAGCTTCGAGAACAACAACGAGTTGGGCTGCTTCGCCAAGCTCACCAACGCCTACTGCCTCGTGGCTATCGGCGGCTCCGAGAACTTCTACAGGTGAGGGAGCCCcgagggcccggcccggccgccgccgcctcggcgaGCCCCGCGGCCGTACCCTAACGGCGCTTTCTCCTTGCAGCGTCTTCGAGGGGGAGCTGTTCGGGACCATCCCGGTGGTGCACGCCTCCATCGCCGGCTGCCGCATCATCGGCAGAATGTGTGTGGGTAGGTGGCGGGGCGGCCCTTCCCCCCGggcctggggggagaggggcccTGGAGGGGCGCCGGTGGAAACGGGAGGGCAATCCCCTGTTCGGTTGATGCGCGCTGGGACACACCGTGGGTTTAACTGTGGTGGGGGGGTCCGATGGGCAGCACCCCGCATCCTCAGAGTTTCTATTTTAATGATTGAAGCGTGTGAAGAGGAGTGAAAATGGGAAAACTAACACTCACCCAGTAGCAAAGAGCTGGGGTAGCAGGGAGCGTTTGCCTCGCAGGGCTCAAAGATGGGTTAAAGACACATGTAAGTCTACTTTCTGGTAAACCGGGATAAGTTTCGTTTTTCTTGAGGTTAATGGTTCAGTGCCAGCACTGGAGAGgcagagcctggggaggggggaccaTTAACAAATAGGAAGATCAGGGAAAAGTCTTTCATCTGTCTTTGGCTAGCGAGACCCTATTCAGTCAAACAAACTTCTTGTTtgagttttgtttctgtgaaaagAATGCCTTTGTCCATCCTATTTCATTGCTTTGCCACAGTAAAGTAATACAAACAAGCAGCAACTGTATGTTTTGTGGGGCAATTGGCATCTATGGAGGAAATTCCTAGTCAGAGTGTTTCATTGAGGACGTCAGGCTTCCTTTAGTTCTGTTGAAAAAGAGAAGTGATTAAAGATAGTGGCATTCACTAATTTCTACTCTCAGATCAGGCTGAGCTTCATCCTGCTTTTCCCTACCTGTGATGCTGTGTTATTCTTTAACGGTAGTGTTATTTCTCGTGCGCTGAATTCTGGGCTTGGGAGGAATGGACAGGGCAAGGGCAATTCAAGCCATTAGATGAACATTAGGAAAGTAGGAAGCCCTgtggaaatattcttttttttcttttctctctcttttatatttttttttgtcattttaggaAACAGACACGGACTGTTGGTCCCAAGCAGTACGACAGACCAAGAGCTTCAACATATCCGCAACAGTCTTCCAGATTCTGTACGAATTCAACGAGTAGAAGAGCGTCTGTCAGCACTGGGCAACGTCACTACCTGCAATGATTATGTAGCTCTTGTTCATCCAGATCTCGACAGGGTACGTGGCTCTTCAATGCTTTTAAATTCATAGCGGATGCATGTGAAATGATTGTCAAGTTGCAGTTTGGGTTGTAGTTGAGGATTGCGGTATGTTGCATGGGGATCAGAAGACCTGTGCGAGCAGCAGAGCTAGTGTCACGTAGGAGGCTGTGCTGCCTCATCTTGCCTTTCTTAGGTTATCAGGAGCGGTCAACATGGATGCACCAAGGGGGAGTCTGATAGCCTTCTAAggtggcatgactggctgggtagatgaggggagagcagtggacattgtctgccTCGACTCTgtcaaggcttttgatgctgtcagaggtcccttccaacccctgccattctgtgattcttctcaAGAGAGAAGTCTCAAAATTGGATTTTGGACTTCTGACTTGGTTTCAGTTGATCTGCCTCTTCtcctatatttttctttatttgtagaTGTGGAACCTGCCCCAAGTATAGCTTGTGCCCCCTTGTTCAGTATGCTGTAGTGAATGCtctgtggagaagggaaggaatgCGACATGGAAGTGTATTGTTGCGGGCGATTTGCTTTGCATATGTAACACTGAATGAAGAAAAGAGAGTGTGCACGAGTGTAATAAAGAGAGCATAAAGAAGAGTTTAGTCAGGACTACAACAGAAGTTACAAGCTACTGCTGAGCTGGCTGAGATTTGTCATAGTTGAAAGAGGCCACGGATGTGTTGACAGAggggtgaaagaaaaaaggaaggttcttgtttgaaaacttaaaataagGGCAGAGGAGACAAAGTTGCTGCTACTTTGAGAACTGATATATCAATAGCGTTAGAGACAGGTATGTTGTGTGGCTACAGGTAGCCACAGCAGTGGCTTACAgtgtttgctttcagtttgtgCTAAAGGTGATGAAGAAATGTGACTTGGTGTTAGGGGtgcaaagggggggaaaaggtggGCTGGGGGGCGGTGGTGGTTTTTGAGCACATTATGTTTTAAATAAGCGTAAAAAGTAAGGTAAGATGGTCAGAGAGGgagaaatcaaaataattcaCAGTGAAAACCTGGAAGGAAAGGAAGTTCTTAGAGTTCTACTGAAGGATATGACAATTTTGTCACGGCAATCTGGGAGTAAGTGTTTTATAACGATTGAGTAAGTGTTCTATAATGACTGAACTGCAGTGGATTGCGGAAGTGTGGGCAGGCTTCCAAAGGGGAGGATCCCGGTTGATGGTTGCATGCAGGAATAGCTTGACTTCAAATTCTATGATACCACTTTGCTTAGAACTTTATTCTCTCTTTATGTTTGCAGGAGACAGAAGAGATCTTGGCAGATGTACTGAAGGTTGAGGTTTTCAGACAAACGGTAGCAGATCAAGTGCTGGTAGGAAGTTACTGTGTTTTCAGTAACCAAGGAGGAATTGTGCACCCCAAAACTTCAATTGATGATCAGGATGAACTGTCTTCATTGCTCCAGGTCCCACTTGTGGTAAGCcatttgtgggtttgtgttttctcttgccactcccttccaacccagttctcagtctttaatttttctgtgcttcGTGGGCTCCTA is a window encoding:
- the FAM83C gene encoding protein FAM83C, with protein sequence MFNYLAVEVRPQFHRSYGGQQGASGPLKSRLEQLKKPWWREATPLVLQHSETARLATDAFLEQGERGYLSAIAEERELPFLSTLDMEYMSHQRNQSVPDPSAMRDKEADPGNVDTGDGSSLNSELTSGTYFPLMSDVHPPELELGWPGTPFLTVSGQTQATVIFQRNKANSIKDLLRSLISRARTVIAIVMDLFTDMEILCDLLEASSRRHVPVYLILDEEYLKHFVEMCNKMALTQDNFPNMRIRCLSGDTYYSKAGKKFAGQVLEKFILIDCDQVLAGTYSFTWLCSQVHTSLVTHFRGQIVAEFDKEFRYLYAESRAVTSFCVPDPGMCPSSQNTSKVANSLLKSAQVNDAETLSPSSSLSNVSIRSIKMSPFLKNSSCNVHQEKQDSNSDSCSKKGKEDTSLKPACPKQQGEPPDSPNSPPNISTPASYHKSNLMTARTFLQPEPSPAPSSNKPSYQGDNKANSSHCSPQEQTVQSPSEGAGSNGTSMKPKGPAATSQEPTAENDTTFYGMEKRQSPRQGKLDLLSPYNQLKRDKKPVVSCYDKLTEDMLMEKNSAYGAEKRMTLGHSKLDLITKYNKLKSKHIHSRFEL
- the EIF6 gene encoding eukaryotic translation initiation factor 6; this encodes MAVRASFENNNELGCFAKLTNAYCLVAIGGSENFYSVFEGELFGTIPVVHASIAGCRIIGRMCVGNRHGLLVPSSTTDQELQHIRNSLPDSVRIQRVEERLSALGNVTTCNDYVALVHPDLDRETEEILADVLKVEVFRQTVADQVLVGSYCVFSNQGGIVHPKTSIDDQDELSSLLQVPLVAGTVNRGSEVIAAGMVVNDWCAFCGLDTTSTELSVIESIFRLNEAQPSTIATKMRDSLIDSLT